Proteins from a genomic interval of Acanthopagrus latus isolate v.2019 chromosome 7, fAcaLat1.1, whole genome shotgun sequence:
- the cfap126 gene encoding protein Flattop isoform X2 → MCNVTKSLTPGEGERCLCCYATSQQKKSRRQTDAEMSSNYSANQYDSAFRSQRLQNWCETKCSNQRPTAHGGHTTFTSDNRGHLLPGVVKQGSAWPEFKGTWDLPARIPAHRINPTSRSVEGLDRLKCWGFDLQHTGTSQLHSKNKYVPKNVGMQTNGDVQWNAAAMSSAAESQQATQSLPIPGASQNHDSQAAVVEPIGQPDEEKLARQAAEPVQRDEEKPALRHAAGEGTITGEKRRTSNVVE, encoded by the exons ATG TGTAACGTTACGAAAAGTCTAACGCCGGGAGAGGGCGAGCGTTGTTTGTGTTGCTATGCAACGAGTCAGCAGAAAAAGTCGCGGAGGCAGACAGATGCAGAAATGTCGTCCAATTATTCAGCAAACCAG TATGACAGCGCTTTCAGGTCGCAGAGACTGCAGAACTGGTGTGAGACTAAGTGCTCCAATCAG AGACCTACTGCACATGGGGGTCATACCACCTTCACTTCAGATAATAGAGGACACCTGCTACCAGGGGTGGTAAAA CAGGGCAGTGCATGGCCAGAATTCAAGGGGACCTGGGATCTACCTGCTCGGATCCCAGCCCACCGTATTAACCCTACAAGCCGCTCTGTGGAGGGTCTTGACAGGCTGAAGTGCTGGGGCTTTGACCTACAGCACACTGGGACATCTCAGCTACACAGCAAGAACAAATATGTCCCGAAGAATGTTGGCATGCAG ACCAATGGTGATGTACAGTGGAATGCTGCTGCTATGTCATCTGCAGCTGAATCCCAACAAGCAACTCAGAGCCTCCCCATCCCTGGAGCCAGCCAAAACCATGACTCACAGGCAGCTGTGGTAGAACCCATTGGTCAGCCTGATGAAGAAAAACTGGCCAGACAGGCTGCTGAGCCAGTgcagagggatgaagagaagCCAGCTTTGAGGCATGCTGCTGGAGAAGGAACCATAACTGGCGAGAAGAGAAGAACAAGCAATGTTGTAGAATAA
- the cfap126 gene encoding protein Flattop isoform X1 — MCNVTKSLTPGEGERCLCCYATSQQKKSRRQTDAEMSSNYSANQYDSAFRSQRLQNWCETKCSNQRPTAHGGHTTFTSDNRGHLLPGVVKGSAWPEFKGTWDLPARIPAHRINPTSRSVEGLDRLKCWGFDLQHTGTSQLHSKNKYVPKNVGMQTNGDVQWNAAAMSSAAESQQATQSLPIPGASQNHDSQAAVVEPIGQPDEEKLARQAAEPVQRDEEKPALRHAAGEGTITGEKRRTSNVVE; from the exons ATG TGTAACGTTACGAAAAGTCTAACGCCGGGAGAGGGCGAGCGTTGTTTGTGTTGCTATGCAACGAGTCAGCAGAAAAAGTCGCGGAGGCAGACAGATGCAGAAATGTCGTCCAATTATTCAGCAAACCAG TATGACAGCGCTTTCAGGTCGCAGAGACTGCAGAACTGGTGTGAGACTAAGTGCTCCAATCAG AGACCTACTGCACATGGGGGTCATACCACCTTCACTTCAGATAATAGAGGACACCTGCTACCAGGGGTGGTAAAA GGCAGTGCATGGCCAGAATTCAAGGGGACCTGGGATCTACCTGCTCGGATCCCAGCCCACCGTATTAACCCTACAAGCCGCTCTGTGGAGGGTCTTGACAGGCTGAAGTGCTGGGGCTTTGACCTACAGCACACTGGGACATCTCAGCTACACAGCAAGAACAAATATGTCCCGAAGAATGTTGGCATGCAG ACCAATGGTGATGTACAGTGGAATGCTGCTGCTATGTCATCTGCAGCTGAATCCCAACAAGCAACTCAGAGCCTCCCCATCCCTGGAGCCAGCCAAAACCATGACTCACAGGCAGCTGTGGTAGAACCCATTGGTCAGCCTGATGAAGAAAAACTGGCCAGACAGGCTGCTGAGCCAGTgcagagggatgaagagaagCCAGCTTTGAGGCATGCTGCTGGAGAAGGAACCATAACTGGCGAGAAGAGAAGAACAAGCAATGTTGTAGAATAA
- the cfap126 gene encoding protein Flattop isoform X4, giving the protein MCNVTKSLTPGEGERCLCCYATSQQKKSRRQTDAEMSSNYSANQYDSAFRSQRLQNWCETKCSNQQGSAWPEFKGTWDLPARIPAHRINPTSRSVEGLDRLKCWGFDLQHTGTSQLHSKNKYVPKNVGMQTNGDVQWNAAAMSSAAESQQATQSLPIPGASQNHDSQAAVVEPIGQPDEEKLARQAAEPVQRDEEKPALRHAAGEGTITGEKRRTSNVVE; this is encoded by the exons ATG TGTAACGTTACGAAAAGTCTAACGCCGGGAGAGGGCGAGCGTTGTTTGTGTTGCTATGCAACGAGTCAGCAGAAAAAGTCGCGGAGGCAGACAGATGCAGAAATGTCGTCCAATTATTCAGCAAACCAG TATGACAGCGCTTTCAGGTCGCAGAGACTGCAGAACTGGTGTGAGACTAAGTGCTCCAATCAG CAGGGCAGTGCATGGCCAGAATTCAAGGGGACCTGGGATCTACCTGCTCGGATCCCAGCCCACCGTATTAACCCTACAAGCCGCTCTGTGGAGGGTCTTGACAGGCTGAAGTGCTGGGGCTTTGACCTACAGCACACTGGGACATCTCAGCTACACAGCAAGAACAAATATGTCCCGAAGAATGTTGGCATGCAG ACCAATGGTGATGTACAGTGGAATGCTGCTGCTATGTCATCTGCAGCTGAATCCCAACAAGCAACTCAGAGCCTCCCCATCCCTGGAGCCAGCCAAAACCATGACTCACAGGCAGCTGTGGTAGAACCCATTGGTCAGCCTGATGAAGAAAAACTGGCCAGACAGGCTGCTGAGCCAGTgcagagggatgaagagaagCCAGCTTTGAGGCATGCTGCTGGAGAAGGAACCATAACTGGCGAGAAGAGAAGAACAAGCAATGTTGTAGAATAA
- the cfap126 gene encoding protein Flattop isoform X5, with protein MSSNYSANQYDSAFRSQRLQNWCETKCSNQRPTAHGGHTTFTSDNRGHLLPGVVKQGSAWPEFKGTWDLPARIPAHRINPTSRSVEGLDRLKCWGFDLQHTGTSQLHSKNKYVPKNVGMQTNGDVQWNAAAMSSAAESQQATQSLPIPGASQNHDSQAAVVEPIGQPDEEKLARQAAEPVQRDEEKPALRHAAGEGTITGEKRRTSNVVE; from the exons ATGTCGTCCAATTATTCAGCAAACCAG TATGACAGCGCTTTCAGGTCGCAGAGACTGCAGAACTGGTGTGAGACTAAGTGCTCCAATCAG AGACCTACTGCACATGGGGGTCATACCACCTTCACTTCAGATAATAGAGGACACCTGCTACCAGGGGTGGTAAAA CAGGGCAGTGCATGGCCAGAATTCAAGGGGACCTGGGATCTACCTGCTCGGATCCCAGCCCACCGTATTAACCCTACAAGCCGCTCTGTGGAGGGTCTTGACAGGCTGAAGTGCTGGGGCTTTGACCTACAGCACACTGGGACATCTCAGCTACACAGCAAGAACAAATATGTCCCGAAGAATGTTGGCATGCAG ACCAATGGTGATGTACAGTGGAATGCTGCTGCTATGTCATCTGCAGCTGAATCCCAACAAGCAACTCAGAGCCTCCCCATCCCTGGAGCCAGCCAAAACCATGACTCACAGGCAGCTGTGGTAGAACCCATTGGTCAGCCTGATGAAGAAAAACTGGCCAGACAGGCTGCTGAGCCAGTgcagagggatgaagagaagCCAGCTTTGAGGCATGCTGCTGGAGAAGGAACCATAACTGGCGAGAAGAGAAGAACAAGCAATGTTGTAGAATAA